Proteins from one Dermacentor variabilis isolate Ectoservices chromosome 1, ASM5094787v1, whole genome shotgun sequence genomic window:
- the LOC142575861 gene encoding uncharacterized protein LOC142575861 codes for MARPQEARDDVLYVSSNLTMPDGLPNQRDLEVKPSTRGDEHAGNSCVWRRRRLFPRADCDLLAEMRLKNTVLQRNNKQSLCTGQRAKQHTVAALGNAHLQIHRSEEPITQGVEDGASKIHQVVERGGVASPKHSVGVLGWNLHIHLRDTLPCVLRMPNSVKAEGNSDASGVATRSSCLWRLHGRFAQPRADGSSAAHASNGVQ; via the exons ATGGCGCGTCCACAGGAGGCCAGAGACGACGTGTTATACGTGTCCAGCAACTTGACTATGCCTGACGGCCTCCCAAACCAACGGGACCTAGAGGTGAAGCCGTCGACCAGGGGCGACGAACACGCTGGCAACAGCTGCGTATGGCGTCGTAGGAGACTGTTTCCAAGGGCCGACTGCGACCTGCTCGCTGAGATGCGCCTCAAAAACACGGTGCTGCAGCGCAACAACAAGCAATCATTATGCACAGGGCAACGAGCCAAGCAGCACACGGTAGCCGCACTGGGCAATGCACACCTGCAGATACACAG GTCGGAGGAGCCGATTACACAGGGCGTGGAAGATGGCGCGAGCAAGATTCACCAAGTTGTAGAGCGTGGCGGAGTGGCCTCTCCCAAGCACAGCGTCGGCGTTTTGGGCTGGAACCTGCACATCCACCTGCGTGACACGCTGCCGTGTGTGTTGAGGATGCCGAACTCTGTCAAGGCTGAGGGCAACAGTGACGCGAGCGGCGTGGCTACTCGAAGCAGCTGCCTTTGGAGGCTACACGGGAG